A DNA window from Paenibacillus andongensis contains the following coding sequences:
- a CDS encoding response regulator, producing the protein MKLIIADDENLIRASIRSMIQDVESSWHLVGEASNGEELLDLVKEHKPNVAIIDIRMPRMSGLEAMRLGKAISPCTKWINLSGYSDFAYAQEALKLGASDYLLKPVNPVDLERALTNTAKHNKEFIRMHNQQFENSLFALCNGLTTLKFEELDSVYVQGWFIGAICLFDSIHTGKLLSDLTSQFYDDLRGRLNRHLVYGMNFAMVSLPDGDLAVIGSWDPLKGAQSGEEVHRFFDLLEGITESYRNDGLAITILQSGECHGFDQLNAQLGQLGQWNSLRAVCGIGRRIGYSELAEEASVPEKLKMSHLFCSIKQHLHFKAYLHYQTAVGDMEGLLLNDKLLTADKTRLAVHLFMLHALGINMAESSDDIEVIRELRQLGESKLLEIRPREPVTADLIEHVIQYMEKHYMDDVGIGQIAHQLNVSANYLSMLFHKKTGTPFVKYLTNIRMLKAKELLLNTNLQVKQIAEKVGYYSTRHFTKLFVENCSSYPSDYRKSQV; encoded by the coding sequence ATGAAGTTAATTATAGCAGATGACGAAAACCTTATTCGGGCAAGCATTCGAAGTATGATACAGGATGTGGAATCCTCTTGGCACCTCGTGGGTGAAGCTTCTAACGGCGAAGAACTGTTGGATTTGGTCAAAGAGCATAAGCCGAATGTAGCAATTATTGACATCCGTATGCCCCGTATGAGTGGACTTGAGGCGATGCGTCTGGGCAAAGCCATTTCCCCATGTACGAAGTGGATCAATTTAAGCGGATACTCCGACTTTGCTTATGCGCAGGAGGCGCTAAAATTAGGTGCATCTGATTATTTATTGAAGCCCGTTAACCCAGTCGATTTAGAGAGAGCGCTAACGAATACGGCTAAGCACAATAAGGAATTTATCCGAATGCATAATCAACAATTTGAAAATAGCTTGTTTGCCCTTTGTAACGGACTCACAACGTTGAAGTTTGAAGAACTTGACAGTGTTTACGTTCAAGGATGGTTTATTGGCGCTATCTGCTTGTTCGACTCCATCCATACGGGCAAATTGCTTTCGGATCTAACGAGTCAATTCTACGATGATCTTCGTGGACGATTGAATCGTCATCTTGTTTATGGCATGAATTTCGCTATGGTATCACTGCCTGACGGTGATCTAGCTGTTATCGGTTCTTGGGACCCTTTGAAAGGGGCTCAATCTGGGGAAGAGGTGCATCGTTTTTTTGATTTACTAGAGGGTATTACGGAGAGTTATCGAAATGACGGATTGGCTATAACGATTCTCCAGTCAGGCGAATGTCACGGTTTCGATCAGTTGAATGCACAGCTTGGGCAGCTCGGGCAATGGAACAGTCTCCGTGCGGTATGCGGCATAGGACGACGAATTGGGTATTCGGAATTGGCGGAAGAGGCTAGCGTGCCGGAGAAATTGAAAATGAGCCATCTCTTTTGCTCGATCAAGCAGCATCTTCACTTCAAGGCCTATTTGCATTACCAAACAGCTGTTGGGGACATGGAGGGACTGCTGCTCAATGATAAACTGCTGACAGCGGATAAAACACGGCTTGCTGTTCATCTTTTTATGCTTCATGCACTTGGCATCAACATGGCAGAATCCTCAGATGACATCGAAGTGATTAGAGAACTGCGGCAACTGGGAGAAAGCAAGCTGCTTGAAATAAGACCGCGAGAGCCCGTTACAGCTGATTTAATCGAGCATGTGATTCAATATATGGAAAAACATTATATGGATGACGTTGGTATTGGTCAAATTGCTCATCAACTAAACGTATCAGCGAACTACTTAAGTATGCTGTTCCACAAAAAAACGGGGACCCCGTTTGTAAAGTATTTAACCAATATCCGAATGCTTAAAGCGAAGGAACTGCTCCTTAACACGAATTTGCAGGTAAAACAAATAGCCGAAAAAGTCGGCTATTACAGCACTAGGCATTTTACAAAATTATTCGTGGAAAATTGCTCCAGCTATCCGTCTGACTACCGCAAGAGTCAAGTCTAA
- a CDS encoding carbohydrate ABC transporter permease, whose translation MAESRTLLVQASPQKKSSTTFNRLVRSGALLNVLYIPALVLFFIFIFYPFFKGIKISFTNWDGYNQNYKWIGFDNYTRMFTDPEIIKVIRNTAIYGIGSAVFQNVIGLLYALFLNMNIRTRGLVRTVIYLPVIISSLIMGYIWYFFFQYQGGAINDIILLFHDQPSNLLGDPNLNVWIITFVNTYQYLGIAMVLYLAGLQSIPRDYYEAATIDGAGAFQRFMHVTWPLIAPAFTVSMVLNLIGGLKLFDVIVALTNSGPGYASASLSSIMYLLYFGREDAGYAATIGILMFIMISIVSISALLFLRKREVNA comes from the coding sequence ATGGCTGAATCAAGGACCTTGCTTGTACAGGCTAGTCCTCAAAAAAAATCATCAACAACCTTTAATCGCCTAGTGCGCAGCGGAGCTTTATTGAATGTGCTCTATATACCAGCCCTCGTTTTATTTTTCATCTTTATTTTTTATCCTTTTTTTAAAGGGATTAAAATCTCTTTTACGAATTGGGATGGGTACAATCAAAACTACAAATGGATCGGCTTTGACAACTATACCCGGATGTTCACAGATCCTGAAATTATTAAGGTTATCCGCAATACGGCGATATATGGCATTGGGAGTGCAGTTTTTCAAAATGTCATTGGTCTGTTGTACGCCTTATTCTTAAATATGAACATTCGAACCCGAGGGCTCGTCCGGACGGTCATTTATTTGCCGGTTATCATTAGCTCCTTGATCATGGGATATATTTGGTACTTTTTTTTCCAATATCAAGGCGGGGCTATCAATGACATCATTCTTTTGTTTCATGATCAGCCTTCCAATTTATTGGGGGATCCGAATCTCAATGTTTGGATTATTACCTTCGTCAATACGTATCAGTATTTGGGTATCGCGATGGTCCTCTATTTAGCAGGCCTGCAGTCGATCCCTAGAGATTATTATGAGGCAGCGACCATTGATGGAGCGGGAGCCTTTCAGCGGTTCATGCATGTGACATGGCCCCTCATTGCGCCTGCATTTACGGTCAGCATGGTACTGAATCTCATTGGCGGTCTTAAATTGTTCGACGTTATTGTTGCGCTGACTAATAGTGGTCCTGGTTATGCCTCCGCCTCACTTTCTTCTATTATGTATTTGCTCTATTTTGGACGCGAAGATGCCGGATATGCGGCAACGATCGGCATTTTGATGTTTATTATGATCTCCATCGTGAGCATTTCAGCGTTACTATTTCTTAGAAAGAGGGAGGTTAACGCATGA
- a CDS encoding cache domain-containing sensor histidine kinase: MIKLPSYYLNLIKEQESSLLEGTLTALTFDIQTYLDDLERMTVTPYLNNEVMRALKLKSTFQWQLLTPYEQYEAEEMLNKTLPNYLKNMRKDILGTILLPMDGTVYITPPGSYSDQIVKGFPFAQQDWYMKALKADGNVAFTGVHKQNYLTAGAEVFSVARLIKDPDSSRPLGIIMADADTVLLDQMMKGIRLSKGSIVVILDDNNQLIYANQAISQDMVSQVALGNRKVMDVKEPYSVVRETISRSKWVIAILSPEAYIQSHLQRVYWLGFAFASSGLLIALFLYFTVSHWIVTPFKQMILVMKRVQRGDMNTLYRVRGNDEISQLGMNLNTMISKLGELIDREYKAVLGQRNAEYRALQSQIQPHFLYNTLNGFIGLNRTGQTMQLERAILSLSGMLRYTLEHNDWAQLQEEIDFINKYCGLQQVRFADKIQVHISCDPDALSILIPKLLLQPMIENAIIHGIEPSDHICELRMDIQIQTLLEKGEEEEVIMIRITDNGVGFDSSIAQEGLGIRNVRERLQLSFAGASMILQSKRDGGTSVQILIPLKDVKRG; this comes from the coding sequence GTGATTAAACTGCCTTCTTACTATCTCAATTTAATCAAAGAACAGGAGTCCTCTCTGCTCGAGGGGACTTTAACGGCATTGACATTCGATATTCAGACGTATTTAGACGATCTGGAGCGAATGACGGTGACGCCTTATTTAAACAATGAAGTCATGCGAGCTTTGAAATTAAAGTCCACTTTTCAGTGGCAGCTTTTAACCCCTTACGAGCAATATGAAGCGGAAGAAATGCTGAATAAAACGCTCCCCAACTATTTGAAAAACATGCGGAAAGACATACTAGGAACCATTCTTCTGCCGATGGATGGTACTGTTTATATTACACCTCCGGGCAGCTACTCGGATCAAATCGTGAAAGGCTTTCCGTTTGCTCAGCAGGATTGGTATATGAAGGCGCTGAAGGCAGATGGGAACGTAGCGTTTACAGGTGTGCACAAGCAAAATTATTTAACTGCGGGAGCGGAGGTTTTTTCCGTTGCCCGCCTTATTAAGGACCCTGATTCCAGTCGTCCGTTAGGTATTATTATGGCGGATGCCGACACGGTGCTTTTGGATCAAATGATGAAGGGCATCCGATTAAGCAAGGGATCGATCGTGGTCATCCTCGACGACAATAACCAGTTGATTTATGCCAATCAAGCCATTTCCCAGGATATGGTGAGCCAGGTCGCCTTGGGTAATCGGAAGGTCATGGACGTGAAAGAACCCTATTCGGTCGTCCGTGAAACGATTAGTCGATCCAAGTGGGTAATCGCTATTCTTTCACCGGAAGCCTACATCCAATCGCATTTGCAGCGGGTATATTGGTTGGGATTTGCTTTTGCTTCCAGTGGACTGCTTATTGCATTATTCTTGTACTTTACGGTATCCCACTGGATCGTGACTCCTTTTAAGCAAATGATTCTGGTCATGAAGCGCGTTCAGCGCGGAGATATGAATACCCTCTATCGAGTCAGAGGAAACGATGAAATTTCTCAGTTAGGCATGAATTTGAATACGATGATATCTAAGCTCGGAGAGCTTATTGATCGTGAATATAAGGCCGTTCTCGGCCAGCGGAATGCGGAATATCGGGCGTTGCAATCACAAATTCAACCACACTTTCTGTACAATACCTTAAATGGTTTCATTGGACTGAATCGGACGGGACAAACCATGCAGCTGGAGCGGGCTATTCTTTCGCTAAGCGGAATGCTGCGTTACACCTTAGAACATAATGATTGGGCTCAATTACAGGAGGAAATTGATTTTATCAACAAGTATTGCGGGCTGCAGCAGGTTCGTTTTGCCGATAAAATTCAAGTGCACATTTCCTGTGACCCGGATGCGCTTTCCATATTAATTCCTAAGCTGCTGCTGCAACCGATGATCGAAAATGCCATCATTCATGGTATAGAGCCAAGTGATCATATCTGTGAACTAAGGATGGATATTCAAATTCAGACATTATTAGAGAAGGGTGAAGAGGAAGAGGTAATAATGATCCGCATTACAGATAACGGAGTGGGCTTTGATTCAAGTATTGCTCAAGAAGGTTTAGGTATTCGCAATGTTAGAGAGCGCTTACAACTTTCTTTTGCCGGCGCTTCCATGATCTTACAAAGTAAAAGGGATGGGGGGACAAGCGTTCAGATTCTCATTCCGCTAAAGGATGTGAAACGAGGATGA
- a CDS encoding response regulator transcription factor has translation MIISKVIIVEDQPHFRKGLVTMIELNQPEWIVVGEASNGEDALPMLDRFKPDVVLTDINMPIMNGIDFISLLRNKYPDLIVIILTGYRNFEHAQAAVKLGVFDFLTKPCSEQDVRHVLHKAFLKLNERHSKQEQQSELSLEEKRISDLEAQFISAILTGEASILQQVLDQFIAYLKPLPYYKLKLEALSLAVALQRTAQNYLDIEESGLYNKTSMDMTDLTSDKIFVWTKVLSDSFMSCFQRWQLSKSKNTIDKAVKYIEEHYEQDCSLTDVASYVQMNPSYLSVLFKKATGERFKNYLNRMRMDKAALLLRNSDMKISEIASATGFDEPNYFTNVFRQQYQMSPKEFRNSISM, from the coding sequence ATGATAATCAGTAAAGTAATAATCGTGGAGGATCAGCCTCATTTTCGTAAAGGTCTGGTTACAATGATTGAGCTCAATCAACCTGAATGGATCGTTGTAGGCGAAGCAAGCAACGGAGAAGATGCGTTACCGATGCTGGATCGATTCAAACCGGATGTGGTGCTTACGGATATTAACATGCCGATCATGAACGGTATTGATTTCATCTCGCTTTTACGGAATAAATATCCAGATCTTATCGTTATTATTTTGACCGGTTATAGAAATTTTGAACATGCACAAGCGGCAGTAAAGCTCGGCGTTTTTGATTTTTTAACAAAGCCGTGTTCGGAACAAGATGTTCGTCATGTGCTTCATAAAGCCTTTCTGAAGCTAAATGAGCGCCATTCGAAGCAAGAGCAGCAATCAGAGCTTAGCTTAGAGGAAAAGCGAATTTCGGATTTGGAGGCGCAGTTCATTTCCGCCATATTAACTGGAGAAGCCAGTATTTTACAGCAGGTATTGGATCAATTTATAGCCTATCTTAAGCCTTTACCTTATTACAAATTAAAATTGGAAGCTTTGTCATTGGCCGTTGCCTTACAAAGAACTGCACAGAACTATTTGGATATCGAAGAGAGCGGTCTGTATAACAAAACTTCAATGGATATGACCGATTTAACTTCCGATAAAATTTTTGTGTGGACAAAGGTGCTTAGTGACAGCTTCATGAGTTGCTTCCAAAGATGGCAGTTATCGAAAAGTAAAAATACAATTGATAAAGCTGTAAAATATATCGAAGAACATTATGAACAGGATTGCAGCTTGACGGATGTGGCCTCTTACGTTCAAATGAATCCAAGCTACCTTAGCGTTTTATTTAAGAAGGCAACTGGAGAGAGATTTAAAAACTACTTAAACCGCATGCGTATGGATAAGGCGGCGCTGCTGCTGCGCAATTCCGACATGAAAATATCAGAAATTGCCAGCGCTACCGGTTTCGACGAACCGAATTATTTCACCAATGTTTTCCGGCAGCAGTACCAAATGTCACCGAAGGAATTCCGCAATTCGATATCCATGTAA
- a CDS encoding carbohydrate ABC transporter permease, translating into MKKKGKRWLTVVSLIICLAHILPFYILITTSLKAFDDLSSKWMMPGYLYIDNFRDAWKEAHLGDAFRSNMIVTVISVILIVMIGSIAAYPLARRQTTWNKFIYAVFVSALIVPPLTILVPLYKFMVDIGGMNQYWGIILLFITFNLPMTIFLYTGFISTIPRDLDEAAMIDGAGRFQLFFTVILPLLKPVTATVIILSGVAVWNDYQFSIFFLQKPEMRTITVALSTFFGQYTSNVGWVAAGSFMGAIPMTIVYLFLQRYFVSGLASGAIKG; encoded by the coding sequence ATGAAGAAGAAAGGTAAGCGTTGGTTAACGGTCGTCTCCCTTATCATTTGTTTGGCGCATATTTTACCCTTCTACATTTTGATAACCACCTCCCTCAAAGCGTTCGATGATTTAAGTTCCAAATGGATGATGCCGGGGTATCTGTATATAGATAATTTCAGAGATGCCTGGAAGGAAGCTCATCTTGGAGATGCTTTTCGAAGCAACATGATCGTGACCGTCATTTCGGTCATTCTGATCGTCATGATCGGCTCCATAGCAGCCTATCCGCTTGCCCGCCGCCAAACGACGTGGAACAAATTTATTTATGCGGTTTTCGTGTCTGCCTTAATCGTTCCCCCATTGACTATTTTGGTTCCCTTGTATAAATTTATGGTAGATATTGGCGGTATGAATCAATACTGGGGAATTATTTTATTGTTCATCACCTTTAATCTGCCGATGACTATTTTCTTGTACACCGGCTTCATCAGCACGATTCCTCGGGACCTAGATGAAGCGGCCATGATCGATGGGGCGGGGCGGTTCCAGTTATTTTTCACCGTTATTTTACCACTGCTCAAACCTGTGACGGCAACCGTTATTATTTTGTCCGGCGTTGCTGTTTGGAACGATTATCAGTTTTCCATCTTTTTCCTGCAAAAGCCAGAAATGAGAACCATTACGGTAGCGCTTTCAACATTCTTTGGTCAATATACCAGTAATGTCGGTTGGGTAGCTGCTGGATCCTTTATGGGGGCGATTCCCATGACGATTGTGTATTTATTTCTGCAGCGCTACTTTGTTTCAGGACTTGCTTCCGGAGCGATTAAAGGCTAG
- a CDS encoding extracellular solute-binding protein — MDTYSHHFDEKEDQKTIMLNKKLWIGVTLGFIIAAAVVLVNYTLFNDNVSDSGNHTAKNEITVSVYDRGMIPVSEGSYAENRWTDWIDRNGPVHVKFVPIQRSESRQILMKLIASGSAPDIINEYNTTTRNNLYEQNQLLPLDNVLKFMPEYEKLITQYPQLKKAGTKSDGKLYEIGKLNEANPLHAFFIRTDWLKKLNLEVPKTQEEFFRVAKAFTELDPDGDGMDDTYGTNLSYYSETALNEMFGDSSSSTQFSWGIKDGNIVRQWENELASLTFKKRLYDHHIIDKDYMHDSSGSKAKQDFLKGKIGIYINPSVNWTEFTISDLAILKKNVPGAEIAPMAYPKTSMGAFTGAINNPIQMTTVINVHTKSPEADARYIDFMMKPETSVKFAGDEGVHWQKNAYGCPSVLDTYKEKNEVSYNADYRMFVTKINKKCEYITNKLNSEVPEQKKALDIYKNAQNMYLDPSKQYPGLTVGEYMPVFPNSLNMIQMALLEEISDLYVKAIISGSHYSPEQAIADAQAVWNKANGKQLEDYMNQWYAENKDQVFLVKDIWEIVKRQMAEMQS, encoded by the coding sequence ATGGATACGTATAGCCATCATTTTGATGAAAAAGAGGATCAGAAAACGATTATGCTGAATAAGAAGCTGTGGATTGGAGTTACGTTAGGGTTTATTATTGCTGCGGCTGTTGTGCTAGTTAATTACACACTTTTTAATGATAATGTAAGTGATTCAGGCAACCATACAGCCAAAAATGAGATTACGGTTTCTGTTTATGACCGGGGTATGATTCCGGTTTCTGAGGGATCTTACGCAGAAAATCGATGGACCGATTGGATCGATCGTAATGGACCGGTACACGTAAAGTTCGTTCCCATCCAGCGAAGTGAATCGAGGCAAATCCTGATGAAATTGATTGCTTCCGGTTCAGCTCCAGACATCATTAACGAATACAATACAACTACTCGTAACAACTTGTATGAACAAAACCAATTGTTGCCTTTAGACAATGTTTTGAAGTTTATGCCGGAATACGAGAAATTAATCACGCAATATCCGCAGTTAAAGAAAGCTGGCACCAAATCGGATGGCAAGCTGTATGAAATTGGGAAGCTGAATGAAGCTAATCCCTTACATGCTTTTTTTATTCGGACGGATTGGTTGAAAAAGCTAAACTTAGAAGTGCCTAAAACGCAAGAGGAATTTTTTAGGGTGGCTAAGGCTTTCACCGAACTGGATCCGGACGGTGATGGAATGGATGATACGTATGGGACAAACCTTAGTTATTATTCAGAGACTGCTCTGAACGAAATGTTTGGTGATTCATCATCAAGCACTCAATTTTCTTGGGGGATTAAGGATGGTAACATAGTACGTCAGTGGGAAAACGAACTGGCTTCTCTTACATTTAAGAAGCGTTTATATGATCATCACATCATTGATAAAGATTATATGCACGATAGCAGCGGATCTAAAGCTAAGCAGGATTTTCTTAAGGGAAAGATCGGGATTTATATTAATCCAAGCGTCAATTGGACCGAGTTTACCATATCAGACCTTGCTATTCTTAAGAAAAATGTACCGGGAGCAGAAATTGCACCGATGGCTTATCCTAAAACAAGCATGGGAGCGTTCACAGGCGCAATTAATAATCCGATTCAAATGACAACCGTAATCAATGTCCATACGAAATCCCCTGAAGCTGACGCGCGATATATCGACTTCATGATGAAGCCGGAAACATCGGTAAAATTTGCTGGAGATGAAGGGGTTCATTGGCAAAAAAACGCGTATGGCTGTCCGAGCGTATTGGATACGTATAAAGAAAAAAATGAGGTCAGCTATAACGCGGATTATCGGATGTTTGTTACTAAAATTAATAAAAAGTGCGAATATATTACCAACAAATTGAACTCGGAAGTTCCTGAACAAAAGAAAGCTCTGGATATATATAAAAACGCCCAAAACATGTATCTGGATCCAAGCAAGCAGTATCCCGGCTTGACGGTGGGAGAATATATGCCTGTGTTTCCGAACAGTTTGAATATGATCCAAATGGCATTGCTCGAGGAAATATCGGATCTCTATGTCAAAGCGATTATCAGCGGCAGTCATTACAGCCCGGAGCAAGCTATAGCAGACGCACAGGCTGTTTGGAATAAAGCAAACGGGAAGCAGCTTGAAGATTATATGAATCAATGGTATGCAGAAAATAAAGACCAAGTCTTTCTTGTCAAAGATATTTGGGAGATCGTGAAGCGTCAAATGGCGGAAATGCAATCATGA
- a CDS encoding sensor histidine kinase, with translation MMWLWEKIVLVIGRSFKIKLIISLSIIILIAFGAAGYFTYHYNLDLFEKEISKQFSQTNEEALAKLDLKLQEMQRISQSIVFNPQIENKISEINSAGNYDTFRSYYEKKQIKEIINQIKLDAPYITGLYMFDLKGNPSYFRFNTPSINELDATFYQAILPKINQSYGDLVWLRFPLPSSVEPNGVRPSIVSARWMKDSSLHTYGMLIILLDETFFSSSLEGLTKDDLGKVYLFNQSNDLLYSNVALKSEEELNQLKALNHAQIKDQYLFVQSNSKAFKFSLVSGTSLVAIRSKNETILQIILYTGVISVIVISLLIMLASKKLLRPLEDLVNGLQKVRSGNFDTRIKIRSRDELAYIGESFNEMTEKVERLINEVYLTQLSEKKAELKALQAQLNPHFLHNILNEIYWKLYMQNDKDTASLVTAVSEMLKYSLMPIDIPSTFRDEIGQVRNYVKIQTELFETELETVFEVEEEAQESEILRSLLQPLVENVFVHAFRNRLLHKKLIIKAIRNDDLLEIEIADNGCGIHEERISKIVGVDGMSPLHRNDGRDSLGVNSVIRRIKLMYGAPYRLEINSVLHGGTKMRLILPFRNVEKKGFKV, from the coding sequence ATGATGTGGTTGTGGGAAAAAATAGTGCTCGTAATCGGAAGAAGCTTTAAGATCAAGCTCATAATCAGCCTATCCATTATTATTTTGATAGCATTTGGCGCGGCTGGATATTTCACATACCACTATAACCTTGATTTATTTGAAAAAGAAATTAGCAAGCAGTTTTCCCAAACCAATGAAGAAGCTTTGGCCAAATTAGATCTTAAACTGCAGGAAATGCAACGTATATCACAGTCAATCGTTTTTAATCCTCAAATTGAAAATAAGATCAGTGAAATCAATTCAGCTGGAAACTATGATACGTTTCGCTCCTACTACGAAAAAAAACAAATAAAAGAAATAATCAATCAAATCAAATTGGATGCGCCGTACATTACGGGATTGTATATGTTTGATTTAAAGGGGAACCCGTCTTATTTTCGTTTTAATACGCCGTCGATTAACGAGCTGGATGCTACCTTTTATCAAGCTATTCTTCCTAAGATCAATCAATCCTACGGGGATTTGGTATGGTTAAGATTTCCTTTGCCGAGTTCGGTAGAGCCTAACGGGGTTAGGCCATCGATTGTTTCCGCCAGGTGGATGAAAGACAGCTCTTTGCATACTTATGGCATGCTGATCATCCTACTAGATGAAACTTTTTTTTCCAGCAGCCTTGAAGGGTTAACGAAAGACGACTTGGGAAAGGTTTATTTGTTTAATCAGTCGAACGATTTATTATATAGCAATGTGGCTTTGAAGTCGGAAGAAGAGCTCAATCAGTTGAAAGCCTTGAATCATGCTCAAATCAAGGACCAGTATTTATTTGTTCAAAGCAACTCGAAGGCGTTTAAGTTTTCACTTGTCAGCGGCACTTCCCTGGTGGCGATCCGGTCAAAAAACGAGACGATTTTACAAATAATTTTGTACACTGGTGTCATCAGTGTGATTGTGATAAGCCTTCTGATTATGCTGGCAAGTAAAAAACTGCTTCGGCCGCTTGAAGATTTAGTAAACGGCCTTCAAAAAGTGCGCTCCGGCAATTTCGATACCCGCATTAAGATCAGATCCAGAGATGAACTGGCCTACATCGGAGAAAGCTTTAATGAGATGACAGAAAAAGTTGAGCGTTTAATTAATGAAGTCTATCTCACACAATTGAGTGAAAAGAAGGCGGAACTAAAAGCGCTGCAGGCTCAGTTGAATCCACACTTCCTCCATAATATTTTAAATGAAATTTATTGGAAGCTTTATATGCAAAATGACAAAGATACAGCTTCTCTTGTTACAGCCGTATCAGAGATGCTCAAATACTCGTTAATGCCGATAGACATCCCATCGACATTCAGGGATGAAATTGGCCAGGTCCGTAACTATGTCAAAATACAAACGGAGCTGTTTGAAACCGAATTAGAAACAGTTTTCGAGGTGGAAGAGGAGGCGCAAGAAAGCGAAATATTACGTTCTTTGCTCCAGCCTCTTGTAGAAAATGTGTTTGTACATGCTTTCCGCAACCGATTATTACATAAGAAATTGATAATTAAAGCCATTCGAAATGATGATCTGTTGGAAATCGAAATAGCGGATAATGGGTGCGGGATCCATGAGGAGCGTATATCGAAGATTGTTGGCGTGGATGGCATGTCTCCGCTGCATCGGAATGATGGTCGAGACAGTCTTGGGGTAAATAGTGTGATAAGAAGGATTAAACTGATGTATGGCGCACCTTATAGGCTAGAAATTAACAGTGTACTGCATGGTGGAACAAAGATGCGTCTCATTTTACCATTCAGAAACGTTGAAAAGAAAGGGTTTAAAGTATGA